In one Chionomys nivalis chromosome 13, mChiNiv1.1, whole genome shotgun sequence genomic region, the following are encoded:
- the Irf4 gene encoding interferon regulatory factor 4, giving the protein MNLEAGSRGAEFGMSAVSCGNGKLRQWLIDQIDSGKYPGLVWENEEKSVFRIPWKHAGKQDYNREEDAALFKAWALFKGKFREGIDKPDPPTWKTRLRCALNKSNDFEELVERSQLDISDPYKVYRIVPEGAKKGAKQLTLEDTQMAMGHPYPMTAPYGSLPAQQVHNYMIPPHDRTWRDYAPDQPHPEIPYQCPVTFGPRGHHWQGPSCENGCQVTGTFYACAPPESQAPGIPIEPSIRSAEALALSDCRLHICLYYRDILVKELTTSSPEGCRISHGHTYDVSNLDQVLFPYPEDNGQRKNIEKLLSHLERGLVLWMAPDGLYAKRLCQSRIYWDGPLALCSDRPNKLERDQTCKLFDTQQFLSELQVFAHHGRPAPRFQVTLCFGEEFPDPQRQRKLITAHVEPLLARQLFYFAQQNSGHFLRGYDLSEHISAPDYHRSLRHSSIQE; this is encoded by the exons ATGAACCTGGAGGCGGGCAGCCGGGGCGCAGAGTTCGGCATGAGCGCGGTGAGCTGCGGCAACGGGAAACTCCGCCAGTGGCTGATCGACCAGATCGACAGCGGCAAGTACCCCGGGCTGGTGTGGGAGAACGAAGAGAAGAGCGTCTTCCGCATCCCGTGGAAGCACGCGGGCAAGCAGGACTACAACCGCGAAGAGGACGCCGCCCTCTTCAAG GCCTGGGCGCTATTTAAAGGAAAGTTCCGAGAAGGTATCGACAAGCCAGATCCTCCAACTTGGAAGACAAGATTACGATGTGCTCTGAACAAAAGCAATGACTTTGAGGAATTGGTAGAGAGGAGCCAGCTCGATATTTCCGACCCGTACAAGGTGTACAGGATTGTTCCTGAAGGAGCCAAAAAAG GAGCGAAACAGCTCACTCTGGAAGACACACAGATGGCCATGGGCCACCCCTACCCCATGACAGCGCCTTATGGCTCACTGCCAGCCCAG CAGGTTCATAATTACATGATACCACCTCATGACAGAACCTGGAGGGATTATGCTCCTGATCAGCCACACCCAGAAATCCCGTATCAGTGCCCTGTGACGTTCGGCCCCCGCGGCCACCACTGGCAAGGTCCATCTTGTGAAAATG GTTGCCAGGTGACAGGAACCTTTTATGCTTGTGCCCCACCTGAGTCCCAGGCTCCTGGAATCCCCATAGAGCCAAGCATAAGGTCTGCTGAAGCCTTGGCGCTCTCAG ATTGCCGGCTGCATATCTGCCTCTATTACCGGGATATCCTAGTGAAGGAGCTGACCACATCCAGCCCCGAAGGCTGTCGGATCTCCCACGGACATACCTATGATGTCAGCAACCTGGACCAGGTCCTATTCCCCTACCCAGAGGACAATGGGCAGAGGAAGAACATCGAAAAGTTGTTGAGCCACCTGGAGAGGGGACTGGTCCTCTGGATGGCCCCAGATGGGCTCTATGCCAAAAGACTCTGCCAGAGCAGGATCTACTGGGATGGGCCCCTGGCATTGTGCAGCGATCGGCCCAACAAACTAGAAAGAGACCAGACTTGCAAGCTCTTTGACACACAGCAGTTCCTATCAG AGCTGCAAGTGTTTGCTCACCATGGCCGGCCAGCACCGAGATTCCAGGTGACCCTGTGCTTCGGCGAGGAGTTTCCAGAcccccagaggcagaggaagctcATCACGGCTCAT GTGGAACCTCTGTTAGCCAGACAACTGTTTTATTTTGCTCAACAAAACAGTGGACACTTCCTAAGGGGCTACGATCTATCTGAACACATCAGTGCTCCGGATTACCACCGATCGCTCCGTCATTCGTCCATTCAAGAGTGA